The proteins below are encoded in one region of Pedococcus aerophilus:
- a CDS encoding enoyl-CoA hydratase/isomerase family protein produces the protein MSDLVSVEVEGGIATILLNRPPMNALNREVQAALAAAAVEVGERKDVSGVIIYGGEKVFAAGADIKEMETMSYTDMADHSGALQDFTKALSRIPKPTVAAITGYALGGGCEVALACDFRVAASNAKLGQPEILLGIIPGAGGTQRLARLVGPAKAKDIIFSGRFVSADEALAIGLVDEVVEAQDVYAAARARLAPYVGGPAYAIRAAKEAIDRGIEVDLDTGLEIERMLFASLFATKDRATGMTSFVENGPGKAKFEGA, from the coding sequence GTGAGCGACCTCGTCTCCGTCGAGGTCGAGGGCGGCATCGCGACGATCCTGCTGAACCGCCCGCCGATGAACGCCCTCAACCGTGAGGTCCAGGCGGCGCTCGCGGCCGCCGCCGTCGAGGTGGGGGAGCGCAAGGACGTCTCCGGCGTGATCATCTACGGCGGCGAGAAGGTCTTCGCCGCCGGTGCCGACATCAAGGAGATGGAGACCATGTCGTACACCGACATGGCCGACCACTCCGGCGCCCTCCAGGACTTCACCAAGGCCCTGTCCCGCATCCCGAAGCCGACGGTCGCCGCGATCACCGGCTACGCCCTCGGTGGGGGCTGCGAGGTCGCGCTCGCGTGCGACTTCCGCGTCGCCGCCTCGAACGCCAAGCTCGGCCAGCCGGAGATCCTGCTCGGGATCATCCCCGGAGCCGGTGGCACCCAGCGGCTCGCCCGTCTCGTCGGCCCGGCAAAGGCCAAGGACATCATCTTCTCCGGCCGGTTCGTGTCCGCCGACGAGGCGCTCGCGATCGGCCTCGTCGACGAGGTGGTCGAGGCGCAGGACGTGTATGCCGCCGCGCGGGCCCGGCTCGCGCCCTACGTCGGCGGCCCGGCCTACGCCATCCGTGCCGCCAAAGAGGCGATCGACCGGGGGATCGAGGTCGACCTCGACACCGGCCTGGAGATCGAGCGGATGCTCTTCGCGTCGCTGTTCGCCACCAAGGACCGGGCGACGGGCATGACGTCGTTCGTCG
- the glgX gene encoding glycogen debranching protein GlgX, with protein MSPATRPRDLPPTLGMTLVEGGAEFAVYAGHAESVEVCLFDAGDSDGSTERRVPLTERTHGTWFGFLPGVTAGQRYGVRADGPWRPQEGLRYNPHKLLLDPYARAIEGDVDWSPEVYAHAVDARLKGDDVLRGSLDSAGSVPRCVVVEDRFDWGDDRHPHTPLADSVVYEAHVRNLTMLHPEVPDHLRGTYAGLCHPAVIAHLKAVGATAVELLPVHAFASEPEVSRRGLTNHWGYNTLGFFAPHSPYASTTDPQGALDEFKGMVKILHAEGIEVLLDVVYNHTAEQSRQGASLSWRGLDNRAYYRLDDRGQDIDVTGCGNTLDLRHAMVCKMVLDSLRYWVDECHVDGFRFDLAVALGRGQNDDYDPNHPFLVALRTDPVLSRVKLIAEPWDVGIHGWRTGQFPPPFAEWNDRFRDAVRTFWLQDVATQVHGNEGHGIRELGTRMAGSQDLFGARDRGPVASVNFVAAHDGFTVADLTAYNSKHNGPNGEGNRDGTDGNRSWNHGVEGPVDAGDERKDDIEAARRRSMRNLLATTLLATGVPMLNAGDEFGRSQGGNNNPYCQDNEVSWFDWGFEDWQQDLLATTGFLTRLRADHPVLRQRTFFTGRAVHADGSTDLSWFGADGDPMVNGRWEDPSTRTLLMYLNGAWLEHHSLLLVLRGDAEDGKVTLPTVPGLTGYELLWDSADERPADGPAPVVDPGVVAVRGASLQVYRAVDQT; from the coding sequence ATGTCGCCTGCCACGCGCCCGCGTGACCTTCCCCCCACCCTCGGCATGACCCTCGTCGAGGGTGGCGCGGAGTTCGCGGTGTACGCCGGGCACGCAGAGTCGGTCGAGGTCTGCCTCTTCGACGCCGGTGACAGCGACGGCTCGACGGAGCGGCGCGTCCCCCTGACCGAGCGCACCCACGGGACGTGGTTCGGCTTCCTCCCCGGCGTGACCGCGGGTCAGCGGTACGGCGTGCGCGCCGACGGTCCGTGGCGCCCTCAGGAGGGCCTGCGCTACAACCCCCACAAGCTCCTCCTGGACCCCTACGCCCGCGCCATCGAGGGCGACGTCGACTGGTCCCCTGAGGTCTACGCCCACGCCGTCGACGCGCGGCTCAAGGGTGACGACGTGCTCCGCGGGAGCCTCGACAGCGCCGGCTCGGTGCCCCGCTGCGTCGTGGTCGAGGACCGCTTCGACTGGGGCGACGACCGCCACCCCCACACCCCGCTCGCCGACTCCGTCGTCTACGAGGCGCACGTCCGGAACCTCACGATGCTCCACCCCGAGGTGCCCGACCACCTGCGTGGCACGTATGCCGGGTTGTGCCACCCGGCGGTCATCGCCCACCTCAAGGCGGTGGGCGCGACCGCGGTCGAGCTGCTGCCGGTGCACGCCTTCGCGTCCGAGCCCGAGGTGAGCCGTCGCGGGCTGACGAACCACTGGGGCTACAACACCCTGGGCTTCTTCGCCCCGCACTCCCCCTATGCCTCGACCACCGACCCGCAGGGCGCCCTCGACGAGTTCAAGGGCATGGTGAAGATCCTGCACGCCGAGGGCATCGAGGTCCTGCTGGACGTCGTCTACAACCACACGGCCGAGCAGTCCCGGCAGGGCGCCTCGCTGTCGTGGCGCGGGCTGGACAACCGCGCCTACTACCGCCTCGACGACCGCGGACAGGACATCGACGTCACCGGCTGCGGGAACACCCTGGACCTGCGGCACGCCATGGTCTGCAAGATGGTCCTGGACTCGCTGCGCTACTGGGTGGACGAGTGCCACGTCGACGGCTTCCGGTTCGACCTGGCGGTCGCCCTCGGGCGCGGGCAGAACGACGACTACGACCCCAACCACCCGTTCCTCGTGGCCCTGCGCACCGATCCGGTCCTGTCGCGGGTGAAGCTCATCGCCGAGCCCTGGGACGTCGGCATCCACGGCTGGCGCACGGGGCAGTTCCCCCCGCCCTTCGCCGAGTGGAACGACCGCTTCCGCGACGCCGTCCGGACCTTCTGGCTGCAGGACGTCGCGACTCAGGTGCACGGCAACGAGGGCCACGGCATCCGTGAGCTGGGCACCCGGATGGCAGGGTCCCAGGACCTCTTCGGCGCCCGCGACCGCGGGCCGGTCGCGTCGGTGAACTTCGTCGCCGCCCACGACGGGTTCACGGTCGCCGACCTCACGGCATACAACTCCAAGCACAACGGGCCCAACGGTGAGGGGAACCGCGACGGGACGGACGGCAACCGGTCCTGGAACCACGGGGTCGAGGGGCCGGTGGACGCCGGGGACGAACGCAAGGACGACATCGAGGCCGCGCGCCGGCGCTCGATGCGCAACCTGCTCGCCACCACGCTGCTGGCCACCGGGGTGCCGATGCTCAACGCGGGCGACGAGTTCGGGCGCTCGCAGGGCGGCAACAACAACCCCTACTGCCAGGACAACGAGGTGTCGTGGTTCGACTGGGGGTTCGAGGACTGGCAGCAGGACCTGCTCGCGACCACCGGCTTCCTCACCCGGCTGCGGGCCGACCACCCCGTGCTGCGCCAGCGGACCTTCTTCACCGGACGCGCCGTCCACGCCGACGGCTCGACCGACCTTTCGTGGTTCGGCGCCGACGGCGACCCGATGGTCAACGGCCGCTGGGAGGATCCGTCCACCCGGACCCTGCTGATGTACCTCAACGGCGCCTGGCTCGAGCACCACTCGCTGCTGCTGGTGCTGCGCGGTGACGCCGAGGACGGCAAGGTCACCCTGCCGACGGTGCCCGGCCTGACCGGCTACGAGCTGCTCTGGGACTCCGCCG